A single Macaca fascicularis isolate 582-1 chromosome 13, T2T-MFA8v1.1 DNA region contains:
- the SNRPG gene encoding small nuclear ribonucleoprotein G isoform X5, whose translation MSKAHPPELKKFMDKKLSLKLNGGRHVQGILRGFDPFMNLVIDECVEMATSGQQNNIGMVVIRGNSIIMLEALERV comes from the exons ATGAGCAAAGCTCACCCTCCCGAGTTGAAAAA atttATGGACAAGAAGTTATCAT TGAAATTAAATGGTGGCAGACATGTCCAAGGAATATTGCGGGGATTTGATCCCTTTATGAACCTTGTGATAGATGAATGTGTGGAGATGGCAACTAGTGGGCAACAGAACAATATTGGAATGGTG gtAATACGAGGAAATAGTATCATCATGTTAGAAGCCTTGGAACGAGTATAA
- the PCYOX1 gene encoding prenylcysteine oxidase 1, whose amino-acid sequence MGRAVAELVSSLLGLWLLLCSCGCPEGAELRAPPDKIAIIGAGIGGTSAAYYLRQKFGKDVKIDLFEREEVGGRLATMMVQGQEYEAGGSVIHPLNLHMKRFVKDLGLSTVQASGGLLGIYNGEALVFEESNWFIINVIKLVWRYGFQSLRMHMWVEDVLDKFMRIYRYQSHDYAFSSVEKLLHALGGDDFLGMLNRTLLETLQKAGFSEKFLNEMIAPVMRVNYGQSTDINAFVGAVSLSCSDSGLWAVEGGNKLVCSGLLQASKSNLISGSVMYIEEKTKTKHTGNPTKMYEVVYQIGTETHSDFYDIVLVATPLNRKMSNITFLNFDPPIEEFHQYYQHIVTTLVKGELNTSIFSSRPIDKFGLSTVLTTDNSDLFINSIGIVSSVREKEDPEPSTDGTYVWKIFSQETLTKAQILKLFLSYDYAVKKPWLAYPHYKPPEKCPSIILHDRLYYLNGIECAASAMEMSAIAAHNAALLAYHRWNGHTDMIDQDGLYEKLKTEL is encoded by the exons ATGGGGCGCGCCGTCGCGGAGCTAGTCTCCTCGCTGCTggggctgtggctgctgctgtgCAGCTGCGGATGCCCCGAGGGCGCCGAGCTGCGTGCCCCGCCAGATAAAATCG CGATTATTGGAGCCGGAATTGGTGGCACTTCAGCAGCCTATTACCTGCGGCAGAAATTTGGGAAAGATGTGAAGATAGACCTGTTTGAAAGAGAAGAGGTCGGGGGCCGTCTGGCTACCATGATGGTGCAGGGGCAAGAATATGAGGCAGGAGGTTCTGTCATCCATCCTTTAAATCTGCACATGAAGCGTTTTGTCAAAGACTTGG GTCTCTCTACTGTTCAGGCCTCTGGTGGCCTACTGGGGATATATAATGGAGAGGCTCTGGTATTTGAGGAGAGCAACTGGTTCATAATTAACGTGATTAAATTAGTTTGGCGCTATGGATTTCAGTCCCTCCGTATGCACATGTGGGTAGAGGACGTGTTAGACAAGTTCATGag GATCTACCGCTACCAATCTCATGACTATGCCTTCAGTAGTGTTGAAAAATTACTTCATGCTCTAGGAGGAGATGACTTCCTTGGAATGCTTAATCGAACACTTCTTGAAACCTTGCAAAAGGCCGGCTTCTCTGAGAAATTCCTCAATGAAATGATTGCTCCTGTTATGAGGGTCAATTATGGCCAAAGCACGGACATCAATGCCTTTGTGG GGGCAGTGTCACTGTCCTGTTCTGATTCTGGCCTTTGGGCAGTAGAAGGTGGCAATAAACTTGTTTGCTCAGGGCTCCTGCAGGCGTCCAAAAGCAATCTTATATCTGGCTCAGTAATGTACATAGAGGAGAAAACAAAGACCAAGCACACAG GAAATCCAACAAAGATGTATGAAGTGGTCTACCAAATTGGAACTGAGACTCATTCAGACTTCTATGACATCGTCTTGGTGGCCACTCCATTGAATCGAAAAATGTCTAATATTACTTTTCTCAACTTTGACCCTCCAATTGAGGAATTCCATCAATATTATCAACATATAGTGACAACTTTAGTTAAGGGGGAATTGAATACATCTATCTTTAGCTCTAGACCCATAGATAAATTTGGCCTTAGTACAGTTTTAACCACTGATAATTCAGATTTGTTCATTAACAGTATTGGGATTGTGTCCTCtgtgagagaaaaggaagatCCTGAGCCATCAACAGATGGAACATATGTTTGGAAGATCTTTTCCCAAGAAACTCTAACTAAAGCACAAATTTTAAAGCTCTTTCTGTCCTATGATTATGCTGTGAAGAAGCCATGGCTTGCATATCCTCACTATAAGCCCCCAGAGAAATGCCCCTCTATCATTCTCCATGATCGACTTTATTACCTCAATGGCATAGAGTGTGCAGCAAGTGCCATGGAGATGAGTGCCATTGCAGCTCACAATGCTGCACTTCTTGCCTATCACCGCTGGAATGGGCACACAGACATGATTGACCAGGATGGCTTATATGAGAAACTGAAAACTGAGCTATGA
- the SNRPG gene encoding small nuclear ribonucleoprotein G isoform X6, whose amino-acid sequence MNCEIPFMDKKLSLKLNGGRHVQGILRGFDPFMNLVIDECVEMATSGQQNNIGMVVIRGNSIIMLEALERV is encoded by the exons ATGAATTGTGAAATCCC atttATGGACAAGAAGTTATCAT TGAAATTAAATGGTGGCAGACATGTCCAAGGAATATTGCGGGGATTTGATCCCTTTATGAACCTTGTGATAGATGAATGTGTGGAGATGGCAACTAGTGGGCAACAGAACAATATTGGAATGGTG gtAATACGAGGAAATAGTATCATCATGTTAGAAGCCTTGGAACGAGTATAA
- the SNRPG gene encoding small nuclear ribonucleoprotein G isoform X7 — protein MKLNGGRHVQGILRGFDPFMNLVIDECVEMATSGQQNNIGMVVIRGNSIIMLEALERV, from the exons A TGAAATTAAATGGTGGCAGACATGTCCAAGGAATATTGCGGGGATTTGATCCCTTTATGAACCTTGTGATAGATGAATGTGTGGAGATGGCAACTAGTGGGCAACAGAACAATATTGGAATGGTG gtAATACGAGGAAATAGTATCATCATGTTAGAAGCCTTGGAACGAGTATAA
- the SNRPG gene encoding small nuclear ribonucleoprotein G isoform X3 produces the protein MNCEIPFMDKKLSLKLNGGRHVQGILRGFDPFMNLVIDECVEMATSGQQNNIGMVMLKDSHRSLWRNQGTCTPFLMPNSRAH, from the exons ATGAATTGTGAAATCCC atttATGGACAAGAAGTTATCAT TGAAATTAAATGGTGGCAGACATGTCCAAGGAATATTGCGGGGATTTGATCCCTTTATGAACCTTGTGATAGATGAATGTGTGGAGATGGCAACTAGTGGGCAACAGAACAATATTGGAATGGTG atgctCAAAGATTCTCACAGGTCTTTATGGAGGAATCAAGGGACCTGCACACCCTTCTTGATGCCCAACTCACGGGCACATTAG
- the SNRPG gene encoding small nuclear ribonucleoprotein G isoform X4 codes for MPSFWLSVTQGFLNGGFMDKKLSLKLNGGRHVQGILRGFDPFMNLVIDECVEMATSGQQNNIGMVVIRGNSIIMLEALERV; via the exons ATGCCCTCCTTCTGGCTTAGCGTAACTCAGGGGTTCTTAAATGGGGG atttATGGACAAGAAGTTATCAT TGAAATTAAATGGTGGCAGACATGTCCAAGGAATATTGCGGGGATTTGATCCCTTTATGAACCTTGTGATAGATGAATGTGTGGAGATGGCAACTAGTGGGCAACAGAACAATATTGGAATGGTG gtAATACGAGGAAATAGTATCATCATGTTAGAAGCCTTGGAACGAGTATAA
- the SNRPG gene encoding small nuclear ribonucleoprotein G isoform X1 has protein sequence MPSFWLSVTQGFLNGGFMDKKLSLKLNGGRHVQGILRGFDPFMNLVIDECVEMATSGQQNNIGMVMLKDSHRSLWRNQGTCTPFLMPNSRAH, from the exons ATGCCCTCCTTCTGGCTTAGCGTAACTCAGGGGTTCTTAAATGGGGG atttATGGACAAGAAGTTATCAT TGAAATTAAATGGTGGCAGACATGTCCAAGGAATATTGCGGGGATTTGATCCCTTTATGAACCTTGTGATAGATGAATGTGTGGAGATGGCAACTAGTGGGCAACAGAACAATATTGGAATGGTG atgctCAAAGATTCTCACAGGTCTTTATGGAGGAATCAAGGGACCTGCACACCCTTCTTGATGCCCAACTCACGGGCACATTAG
- the FAM136A gene encoding LOW QUALITY PROTEIN: protein FAM136A (The sequence of the model RefSeq protein was modified relative to this genomic sequence to represent the inferred CDS: deleted 1 base in 1 codon), whose translation MAELQQLRVQEAVDSMVKSLERENIRKMQVARLGPNRDPLLSGWVPGPSLSHHATPGTAAASPETRCGRPWGRRGGLGQDFGSFGRSDEIRVPSPCARLFSAPSSPGQERPRRQGLMFRCSASCCEDSQASMKQVHQCIERCHVPLAQAQALVTSELEKFQDRLARCTMHCNDKAKDSIDAGSKELQVKQQLDSCVTKCVDDHMHLIPTMTKKMKEALLSIGK comes from the exons ATGGCGGAGCTGCAGCAGCTGCGGGTGCAGGAGGCGGTGGACTCCATGGTGAAGAGTCTGGAAAGAGAGAACATCCGGAAGATGCAGGTAGCGAGGTTGGGGCCGAACCGGGACCCTCTTCTCAGCGGGTGGGTTCCGGGCCCTTCCCTCAGCCACCACGCGACGCCTGGCACAGCAGCC GCGTCCCCGGAGACCCGGTGTGGGCGGCCCTGGGGTCGCCGCGGCGGCCTCGGACAGGACTTCGGAAGCTTTGGCAGATCGGATGAAATCCGTGTGCCCTCGCCATGCGCGAGGCTGTTTTCTGCCCCGTCCAGCCCGGGGCAGGAGCGTCCCCGGCGGCAG GGTCTCATGTTCCGATGCAGCGCCAGCTGTTGTGAGGACAGCCAGGCCTCCATGAAGCAGGTGCACCAGTGCATCGAGCGCTGCCATGTGCCCCTGGCTCAAGCCCAGGCTTTGGTCACCAGTGAGTTGGAGAAGTTCCAG GACCGCCTGGCCCGGTGCACCATGCATTGCAACGACAAAGCCAAAGATTCAATAGATGCTGGGAGTAAAGAGCTTCAGGTGAAGCAGCAGCTGGACAGTTGTGTGACCAAGTGTGTGGATGACCACATGCACCTCATCCCAACTATGACCAAGAAGATGAAGGAGGCTCTCTTATCCATTGGGAAATAA
- the SNRPG gene encoding small nuclear ribonucleoprotein G isoform X2: MSKAHPPELKKFMDKKLSLKLNGGRHVQGILRGFDPFMNLVIDECVEMATSGQQNNIGMVMLKDSHRSLWRNQGTCTPFLMPNSRAH; encoded by the exons ATGAGCAAAGCTCACCCTCCCGAGTTGAAAAA atttATGGACAAGAAGTTATCAT TGAAATTAAATGGTGGCAGACATGTCCAAGGAATATTGCGGGGATTTGATCCCTTTATGAACCTTGTGATAGATGAATGTGTGGAGATGGCAACTAGTGGGCAACAGAACAATATTGGAATGGTG atgctCAAAGATTCTCACAGGTCTTTATGGAGGAATCAAGGGACCTGCACACCCTTCTTGATGCCCAACTCACGGGCACATTAG